The Ovis canadensis isolate MfBH-ARS-UI-01 breed Bighorn chromosome 13, ARS-UI_OviCan_v2, whole genome shotgun sequence genome includes a region encoding these proteins:
- the TMEM74B gene encoding transmembrane protein 74B → MASPPGLELKTLSNGPQAPRRPASLGPAASPREGVENACFSSEEHETHFQDPGDARPGRSPSPPGGLGPLQPRPQRDDTSLHSEEGPGLEPVSRPVDYGFVSALVFLVSGILLVVTAYAIPREARVNPDTVSAREMERLEMYYARLGSHLDKCIIAGLGLLTVGGMLLSVLLTVSLCKGELYRRPAFVPGRGSRKTYGSINLRMRQLHGDGGQALVENEVVQVSETSHALQGS, encoded by the coding sequence ATGGCATCTCCCCCTGGTCTGGAACTGAAGACACTGAGCAATGGTCCCCAGGCCCCAAGGAGACCTGCATCTCTGGGTCCAGCAGCCTCACccagggagggtgtggagaatgcCTGCTTCTCTTCAGAGGAACACGAGACCCATTTCCAGGACCCTGGGGATGCCAGACCAGGCCGCTCCCCCAGCCCTCCTGGGGGCCTTGGCCCCTTGCAGCCCCGACCCCAGAGAGATGACACGTCCCTGCATTCAGAAGAGGGGCCAGGCCTGGAGCCTGTGAGCCGCCCTGTGGATTACGGCTTCGTCTCTGCTCTGGTTTTCCTGGTGAGCGGGATCCTCCTGGTAGTGACTGCGTATGCCATCCCCCGCGAGGCTCGCGTGAACCCGGACACAGTGTCAGCGCGGGAGATGGAACGGCTGGAGATGTACTATGCACGCCTGGGCTCGCACTTGGACAAGTGCATCATCGCAGGCTTGGGGCTGCTCACAGTGGGCGGCATGCTCTTGTCTGTGCTGCTGACGGTCTCCCTGTGCAAGGGCGAGCTGTACCGCCGGCCCGCCTTTGTCCCAGGCAGGGGCTCCAGGAAGACCTATGGCTCTATCAACCTGCGCATGAGACAGCTCCATGGGGACGGAGGCCAGGCCCTGGTGGAGAACGAGGTTGTCCAGGTCTCAGAGACCAGCCACGCTCTCCAGGGGTCTTAA